Proteins from one Desulfonema limicola genomic window:
- a CDS encoding TonB-dependent receptor — translation MLKKMFYISFVLGFILIVFEQAALAQENSFLNKESISDDVLQEIDEELSWIKEETLVITARKRPENLQEVPVSVTALNAAILEKYQVEYLGDIQHLTPNLSVHVGDALNAVVYIRGIGQLDSLFFADPGVGIYYDDVYLARAQGAFLDVFDIERIEVLRGPQGSLYGKNTIGGAVKYVSSPISDNKKSAKIAAEAGSYYKKDIKGRISGPFIEDKLYGKLSFISLNRYGFSENDFDGEDDGDKRTIAGKGSVQYKYDDIFSFQVDADRSKDYPSASRTPARETPVTGYINGSPVTFPASDDPFTVDANYNEKDDLDTFGSTATAIWNLTDSASLKSVTSYRELEYDSGIDLDGTHLKILDVFYNLEQDQFSQELQFSYNPKSKLKGVAGLYYFQENNTGFDGIDLTELIGASEASLGDLETKSYAVYGEANYDIIDSFSITCGLRYTKEEKDFKRRIEFYQGSAPPAPGTTGVSFGSGLEVLDFKADDSWSSFSPKIGLSYQLNENILTYVSAAHGFKSGGFDGRTRTAVTSYEPENLWSYETGFKSAWFDNRLIVNSSFFYNDYSDLQLSSFSKDAQGNFNPVFTNAGKAVTRGAELESTIKPVNGLTLQAGIGFIDAYYKEYIGEDGKDISDDREFVNTPKWTAMLGIDYKYPVKNYGTLNFGGDVSYRSKTYLTVSSSEELAQDGYGLYNAFINLETKDKRWLFSLAGKNLSDEQYREHAFDLMESFGYQLAYYGTPRTFSLSVSYLY, via the coding sequence ATGCTGAAAAAAATGTTTTATATAAGCTTTGTTTTAGGTTTCATTCTGATTGTATTTGAGCAGGCGGCATTAGCACAGGAAAACAGTTTTTTAAATAAAGAATCAATAAGCGATGATGTTTTACAGGAAATAGATGAGGAGTTAAGCTGGATTAAAGAAGAAACACTTGTTATTACTGCACGAAAACGACCTGAAAATCTTCAGGAAGTTCCGGTATCCGTAACAGCCTTAAATGCCGCTATCCTTGAAAAATACCAGGTTGAATATCTTGGAGATATACAGCATTTAACACCCAATCTATCTGTTCATGTGGGGGATGCGTTAAATGCTGTCGTTTATATCAGGGGTATAGGTCAGCTGGATTCATTGTTTTTTGCCGATCCGGGCGTAGGAATTTATTATGACGATGTATATCTGGCACGGGCACAAGGAGCCTTTCTTGATGTGTTTGATATTGAGCGGATTGAAGTCCTTCGCGGGCCCCAGGGGAGTCTTTATGGAAAAAATACAATTGGCGGAGCTGTTAAATATGTTTCATCCCCGATTTCGGATAATAAAAAATCTGCAAAGATTGCTGCCGAAGCTGGAAGTTATTATAAAAAAGACATAAAAGGCAGGATATCAGGCCCCTTTATTGAAGACAAGCTTTATGGAAAGCTTTCTTTTATATCATTAAACAGATACGGTTTTTCCGAAAATGATTTTGACGGAGAAGATGACGGGGATAAAAGAACAATAGCAGGAAAAGGCTCTGTGCAGTATAAATATGATGATATTTTTTCTTTCCAGGTTGATGCGGACAGGTCAAAGGATTATCCTTCTGCATCCAGGACTCCTGCAAGAGAAACTCCTGTTACAGGATATATTAACGGTTCACCTGTAACTTTTCCAGCCTCTGACGATCCTTTTACAGTAGATGCAAACTATAATGAAAAAGACGATCTTGATACTTTTGGCTCAACTGCAACTGCAATATGGAATCTCACAGATTCAGCAAGTTTGAAATCCGTAACTTCCTATCGAGAACTTGAATATGATTCCGGTATTGATCTTGACGGCACACATCTTAAAATACTTGATGTTTTCTATAATTTAGAACAGGATCAGTTCAGCCAGGAACTTCAGTTTTCATATAATCCGAAATCAAAACTTAAAGGTGTTGCCGGTCTTTATTATTTTCAAGAAAACAACACCGGGTTTGACGGCATTGATCTTACGGAGCTTATAGGAGCAAGCGAAGCCTCTTTAGGTGATCTGGAGACAAAAAGTTATGCTGTTTATGGCGAAGCAAATTACGATATTATAGATAGTTTTTCAATTACATGCGGGCTGCGATATACAAAAGAAGAAAAGGATTTTAAAAGGAGAATAGAATTTTACCAGGGCAGCGCACCTCCAGCACCAGGCACAACAGGAGTATCATTTGGCAGCGGTCTGGAAGTTCTTGATTTTAAAGCTGATGATAGCTGGTCTTCGTTTTCTCCCAAAATTGGTTTAAGTTACCAGTTAAACGAAAATATCCTGACTTACGTGAGCGCAGCTCACGGATTTAAAAGCGGAGGTTTTGACGGGCGCACAAGAACTGCAGTCACTTCTTATGAACCTGAAAATCTCTGGAGTTATGAAACAGGCTTTAAATCCGCATGGTTTGATAACCGGTTAATTGTAAACAGTTCTTTTTTTTATAATGATTATTCTGATTTGCAGTTAAGCAGTTTCAGTAAAGATGCCCAGGGCAATTTTAATCCTGTTTTTACAAATGCCGGCAAAGCAGTTACCCGCGGAGCCGAACTTGAATCCACAATAAAACCTGTAAACGGTTTAACACTGCAAGCCGGAATAGGCTTTATTGATGCTTATTACAAAGAGTATATCGGTGAAGACGGGAAAGATATAAGCGATGACAGGGAATTTGTTAATACTCCCAAATGGACAGCCATGTTAGGAATTGACTATAAGTACCCGGTCAAAAACTATGGTACGCTTAATTTCGGAGGTGATGTAAGTTATCGCAGTAAAACATATCTTACAGTCAGCAGCAGCGAAGAATTAGCCCAGGATGGTTATGGATTGTACAATGCTTTTATAAATTTGGAAACAAAGGATAAGCGCTGGCTTTTTTCATTGGCAGGAAAAAATCTGTCTGATGAACAATACAGGGAACATGCTTTTGATCTTATGGAATCATTTGGTTACCAGCTAGCTTATTACGGAACTCCGAGAACATTCAGTTTGTCCGTAAGTTATCTTTATTAA